Proteins from a single region of Candidatus Omnitrophota bacterium:
- a CDS encoding glutamine synthetase family protein codes for MGMEKKTKQDILKLVKENDVKFIRLWFTDLIGQVKSFAITDKELEGALENGMGFDGSSITGYQDIEESDMIAMPDPNTFSILPWRPSEKAVARMICNVLNPDKTPYEGDPRYVLKKALARAKEMGYDHFYLGPELEFFYFKTDLATDVLDKGGYFDLTTLDVASDLRRETVLALEKMGIDVEYSHHEVAPSQHEVDMRYKDALEMADNVITYRVVVKEIASKYGVYATFMPKPIFGQNGSGMHTHQSLFKGNKNMFFDAKSDDCLSDTARSYIAGLLKHAREICAIFAQTTNSYKRLVPGYEAPVYVAWSRRNRSALVRVPLYYPGKENATRCEFRACDPACNPYLTFAAMLHAGLDGIEKKYKAPKPMDTNLYHLTDAERKDKGIETLPDSLGYAISLAEKSPLVKKVLGEHIFPRFVELKKKEWDEYRIQIPQYELEKYLSVL; via the coding sequence ATGGGTATGGAAAAGAAGACTAAGCAGGATATTTTAAAGCTGGTTAAAGAGAATGACGTAAAATTCATACGCCTGTGGTTTACCGACCTGATAGGGCAGGTTAAGAGTTTCGCCATTACGGATAAGGAACTTGAGGGTGCCCTCGAAAACGGCATGGGGTTCGATGGCTCCTCTATTACAGGTTATCAGGATATAGAAGAATCCGACATGATCGCCATGCCGGATCCCAATACGTTCTCGATACTGCCCTGGCGTCCGTCGGAAAAAGCGGTGGCGAGAATGATATGCAATGTTCTTAATCCGGACAAGACGCCGTATGAGGGCGATCCGCGTTATGTGCTCAAAAAAGCCCTTGCCCGGGCAAAGGAAATGGGCTACGACCATTTTTATTTAGGGCCCGAACTGGAGTTCTTTTATTTCAAAACGGATTTGGCCACAGACGTGTTGGATAAAGGCGGATATTTCGATCTTACTACTCTTGATGTCGCCAGCGACCTGAGGAGGGAAACCGTTCTGGCGCTCGAAAAGATGGGCATAGATGTCGAATATTCTCACCATGAGGTCGCGCCTTCACAGCACGAAGTCGATATGCGTTACAAAGACGCGCTGGAGATGGCGGACAACGTAATAACTTACAGGGTTGTCGTCAAAGAGATCGCGAGTAAATACGGCGTATATGCCACGTTCATGCCGAAACCTATCTTCGGGCAGAATGGCTCAGGTATGCATACGCACCAGTCGCTTTTCAAAGGCAATAAAAACATGTTCTTCGACGCTAAGAGCGACGATTGCCTCTCCGATACCGCGCGTAGTTACATAGCGGGCCTTTTAAAACACGCCAGAGAGATATGCGCCATTTTCGCGCAGACTACGAATTCGTATAAAAGACTGGTGCCCGGGTATGAAGCGCCCGTCTATGTGGCATGGAGCCGCAGGAACAGATCCGCGCTCGTAAGGGTGCCGCTGTATTATCCAGGCAAAGAGAACGCGACACGATGCGAGTTCAGGGCATGTGATCCGGCGTGCAATCCGTATCTTACATTTGCGGCCATGCTTCATGCCGGCCTGGACGGGATAGAGAAGAAGTATAAAGCGCCAAAGCCGATGGATACGAACCTGTATCACTTAACCGACGCGGAACGGAAAGACAAGGGTATTGAGACGCTTCCGGATTCGCTCGGATACGCCATCTCGTTAGCTGAGAAGAGCCCTCTTGTAAAAAAAGTGCTGGGCGAGCATATATTCCCAAGGTTCGTTGAGTTGAAAAAGAAAGAATGGGACGAATACAGGATACAGATCCCGCAGTATGAGCTTGAGAAATATCTTTCGGTTCTGTAA
- a CDS encoding P-II family nitrogen regulator yields the protein MKLIIAIIQPHKIEDVLQELDSKEIYLKTVANVLGCGRQKGRTEVYRGRKETGNLLKKIRLEIAVNDSYVKPAIDAIKKGARTGNIGDGKIFVVNLEECFRIRTGEKGPEAIG from the coding sequence ATGAAACTTATAATAGCGATAATCCAACCGCATAAAATCGAAGATGTTTTGCAGGAGTTGGATAGTAAAGAGATATATCTTAAAACAGTGGCTAATGTTCTTGGCTGTGGCCGGCAGAAAGGGCGCACGGAAGTATACCGCGGTAGAAAAGAGACGGGGAATCTGCTTAAAAAGATCAGGCTCGAGATAGCGGTTAATGATAGTTATGTCAAACCTGCCATAGATGCGATAAAAAAAGGCGCCAGGACCGGCAATATCGGCGACGGTAAAATATTTGTAGTAAATCTGGAAGAATGCTTCAGAATACGGACGGGAGAGAAAGGCCCCGAGGCCATCGGATAA
- a CDS encoding ammonium transporter: protein MINSGDTVWVLISTALVMMMTAPGLAFFYGGLVRRKNVLATMMQSFFVLCLISVQWILWGYSLAFGPDKGHFIGSLAWFCLKGVGMAPNPDYAATIPHLLFMVYQMMFAVITPALITGAFAERMKFSAYVIFTLLWATFVYDPVCHWVWGAGGWLRNMGALDFAGGTVVHVSSGISALVCALVLGKRRGYGREPMPPHNLPLVILGASLLWFGWFGFNAGSALGANELAVWAFIATNTAAAAAALTWMGIEWKLVGKPTMLGGATGAVAGLVAVTPAAGFVSPLSALIIGIAVAAVCYMAVAVVKLKFAYDDSLDAFGVHGVGGTVGALMAGLLAQKVINPAGNNGLFFGNPGQLGVQFIGVAATMVYSIAVTFVLLKVLDAVIGLRVSDDDEVVGLDITQHEESAYTLLD from the coding sequence ATGATCAATTCCGGAGATACGGTTTGGGTGTTGATATCTACAGCGCTTGTCATGATGATGACGGCGCCGGGCCTGGCGTTTTTCTACGGTGGACTGGTGAGAAGGAAAAACGTGCTCGCCACCATGATGCAGTCATTTTTTGTGTTGTGCCTCATAAGCGTCCAATGGATATTGTGGGGGTATAGTCTGGCGTTCGGCCCAGATAAGGGGCATTTTATAGGAAGCCTCGCCTGGTTCTGCTTAAAAGGCGTGGGCATGGCACCGAACCCTGATTACGCGGCCACTATTCCTCACCTGCTTTTCATGGTCTATCAGATGATGTTTGCCGTTATCACGCCGGCTCTTATAACCGGTGCGTTCGCGGAAAGGATGAAGTTCTCCGCATACGTCATCTTTACCTTATTATGGGCGACGTTCGTCTACGATCCGGTATGCCACTGGGTATGGGGCGCCGGCGGATGGCTCAGGAATATGGGTGCCCTGGATTTTGCCGGCGGCACGGTTGTACACGTCTCTTCCGGCATATCGGCGCTTGTGTGCGCGCTAGTTCTCGGCAAGCGCAGAGGATACGGCCGCGAACCCATGCCGCCGCATAACCTGCCGCTCGTAATTCTCGGCGCGTCATTACTGTGGTTCGGCTGGTTCGGATTTAACGCAGGTAGCGCGCTTGGCGCAAACGAGCTTGCGGTATGGGCGTTCATAGCTACGAATACGGCCGCCGCCGCCGCGGCGCTTACATGGATGGGAATAGAGTGGAAGCTGGTGGGAAAACCCACTATGCTGGGCGGCGCGACCGGCGCGGTTGCCGGGCTCGTGGCGGTAACGCCCGCGGCTGGTTTTGTCTCGCCTCTGTCGGCGCTTATTATAGGAATAGCCGTAGCGGCGGTGTGCTATATGGCTGTCGCGGTGGTTAAATTGAAGTTCGCTTACGACGATTCCCTGGATGCTTTCGGAGTCCATGGCGTCGGCGGTACAGTCGGCGCTCTCATGGCCGGCCTTCTGGCGCAAAAAGTTATAAACCCGGCCGGCAACAATGGGCTATTTTTCGGGAATCCCGGGCAGTTGGGCGTGCAATTCATAGGAGTGGCGGCTACCATGGTGTACTCGATAGCGGTTACTTTTGTTTTGCTGAAAGTACTGGATGCCGTTATAGGTTTAAGGGTTAGCGATGACGATGAGGTGGTCGGCCTGGATATAACACAGCACGAAGAGAGCGCTTATACGCTCTTAGATTAA
- a CDS encoding sigma-70 family RNA polymerase sigma factor codes for MDFKILLEKITPALKFIARKHLLTGFYDEQDLYQEMCIYLWQHYGYGLPIGINESYVIKGCEFHIQNFLRKGRPKVAFSSIDELINADGLTLGDILADKSKGSDSGTEDRISIDEIKSMRLTDKERSVLSYLLKGYTVREAAGLMGISHVMVLKHKKAIIRKWHKRISRLPKG; via the coding sequence ATGGATTTTAAGATATTACTGGAAAAGATAACGCCGGCGCTTAAGTTTATCGCGCGCAAGCATCTGCTCACGGGTTTCTATGACGAGCAGGACCTGTATCAGGAGATGTGTATCTATCTGTGGCAACACTATGGGTATGGCCTGCCGATCGGCATAAATGAGTCGTATGTTATCAAGGGGTGCGAATTTCACATACAGAACTTTTTAAGAAAAGGCAGGCCCAAAGTAGCATTCTCGAGCATCGATGAATTGATAAATGCCGATGGGCTGACCCTGGGCGATATCCTCGCGGACAAGAGTAAAGGTTCTGATTCCGGCACGGAGGACAGGATATCTATCGACGAGATAAAGTCCATGCGATTGACCGACAAGGAAAGATCAGTTCTGTCGTATCTTCTGAAAGGATATACTGTCCGGGAAGCCGCCGGCCTGATGGGGATATCGCATGTCATGGTGTTGAAGCATAAAAAGGCGATAATAAGAAAATGGCATAAAAGGATTTCGAGGTTACCAAAGGGATAG
- the uppP gene encoding undecaprenyl-diphosphatase UppP — protein MTIFDAVIFGVVEGISEFLPISSTGHLILMAQLLKIPQSDFVKSFEIAIQLGAIASVIFLYIKPLLTDVKLIKKLATAFIPTMVLGLVFYKLVKRYLLGNSSVVVWSLLIGGIVLIVFELLHHEKPESDGNIGAISYKQAFFIGLFQSIAMIPGVSRSAATIIGGLSLGLDRKTIVEFSFLLAVPTMLAATALDLYKNAGAFTQDQFMLLLAGFVTSFVVALMAVKLLLVFIRNHSFIPFGIYRILLALAFLLIDK, from the coding sequence ATGACAATATTTGATGCTGTCATTTTCGGTGTTGTGGAAGGCATATCGGAATTCCTGCCCATATCCTCTACGGGACATTTGATACTGATGGCGCAACTTCTAAAAATACCCCAATCGGATTTTGTGAAAAGCTTCGAGATAGCCATACAATTAGGGGCGATAGCCTCCGTCATCTTCTTATATATAAAGCCGTTATTGACGGATGTGAAATTGATAAAGAAATTGGCCACTGCGTTTATCCCGACCATGGTATTGGGACTGGTTTTTTATAAACTGGTCAAGCGGTATTTATTGGGAAATAGCTCAGTCGTCGTCTGGTCATTATTGATAGGCGGTATAGTCCTAATCGTATTCGAACTATTGCATCACGAAAAGCCGGAGTCAGACGGCAATATCGGCGCCATCTCTTATAAACAAGCCTTCTTCATAGGATTATTTCAGTCAATCGCCATGATACCGGGCGTTTCGCGTTCGGCGGCGACTATCATAGGTGGGCTGTCGTTGGGGCTTGATAGGAAGACGATTGTGGAGTTCTCTTTTCTTTTAGCCGTCCCTACAATGCTCGCCGCAACAGCGCTCGATCTATACAAGAATGCCGGAGCTTTTACTCAAGATCAATTCATGCTATTGCTGGCCGGATTTGTTACATCGTTTGTCGTAGCGCTTATGGCTGTCAAATTACTACTTGTCTTTATCAGAAACCACAGCTTTATACCTTTCGGCATATATCGCATATTGTTGGCGCTCGCGTTTTTACTTATTGACAAATAG